The following coding sequences are from one Microbacterium sp. SORGH_AS_0969 window:
- a CDS encoding cation-transporting ATPase: MVSFSRLFDLASKAVDKASSSGAGSRPSTGGGRDWRDMVRSAADAVTGDRRGDAPATPAPATTGRYAPPPAAAASGGSAHPGPASPGVSAEALSAEDRAAIARYDYLLRTADPDRIEQMHREAFARLTPAQRAHVRARMDAELAPHERPRSDAPDDLARTATRTEATRPGRMAGLLAKAGRGGLVGAGVVGAGGLLAAVAGGAVVSAVAAPLLAQAGQMGVDFAGLAEGVDVEALASGVDLASLAEGSGIGEWAGGAQDAVNGFGEQLSGFQLPGLDDIL; this comes from the coding sequence ATGGTCTCGTTCTCCCGCCTGTTCGATCTCGCCTCGAAGGCCGTCGACAAAGCGTCGTCGTCCGGCGCCGGTTCCCGCCCCAGCACCGGCGGTGGGCGCGATTGGCGCGACATGGTCCGCTCCGCCGCGGATGCCGTCACCGGCGACCGGCGCGGAGATGCGCCCGCGACGCCCGCGCCCGCCACGACGGGCCGCTACGCACCCCCTCCGGCCGCAGCTGCCTCCGGGGGCAGCGCGCACCCTGGACCCGCTTCCCCCGGAGTCTCGGCTGAGGCGCTGTCAGCCGAGGATCGCGCAGCGATCGCCCGCTACGACTACTTGCTGCGCACGGCCGACCCCGACCGGATCGAGCAGATGCACCGCGAGGCCTTCGCCCGCCTGACACCGGCGCAGCGTGCGCATGTGCGGGCGCGGATGGACGCCGAGCTCGCGCCGCACGAGCGGCCTCGCTCCGACGCTCCGGACGATCTCGCGCGCACGGCGACTCGGACCGAGGCGACCCGGCCGGGACGGATGGCGGGCCTCCTGGCCAAGGCCGGTCGTGGAGGACTCGTCGGGGCCGGCGTCGTGGGCGCAGGAGGACTGCTGGCGGCCGTCGCCGGCGGCGCTGTCGTCAGTGCCGTCGCTGCGCCCCTGCTCGCTCAGGCGGGGCAGATGGGCGTCGACTTCGCGGGGCTCGCGGAGGGCGTCGACGTCGAGGCGCTGGCATCCGGTGTCGACCTCGCCTCGCTCGCCGAGGGATCCGGGATCGGCGAGTGGGCGGGTGGCGCTCAGGACGCCGTGAACGGGTTCGGTGAGCAGCTGTCGGGCTTCCAGCTTCCCGGCCTCGACGACATTCTCTGA
- the ettA gene encoding energy-dependent translational throttle protein EttA: MAEYIYSMVRARKAVGDKLILDDVTMSFLPGAKIGMVGPNGAGKSTILKIMAGLDTPSNGEARLSPGFTVGILMQEPELDDSKTVLENIQDGVAIKPKLDRFNEISALMADPDADFDALLAEMGTLQEEIDAADGWDLDSQLEQAMDALRTPPADASVVPLSGGERRRVALAKLLLQKPDLLLLDEPTNHLDAESVLWLEQHLKAYKGAVIAITHDRYFLDNVAEWIAEVDRGHLYPYEGNYSTYLEKKAQRLDVQGKKDAKLQKRLKEELEWVRSNAKGRQVKSKARLARYEEMAAEAERTRKLDFDEIQIPAGPRLGSIVIDAKKLEKRFGDRSLISNLSFNLPPNGIVGVIGPNGVGKTTLFKTIVGLEPLDGGTLKMGETVKISYVDQSRANIDPEKTLWEVVSDGLDIITVGKTEIPSRAYVSKFGFKGPDQQKKAGVLSGGERNRLNLALTLKEGGNLLLLDEPTNDLDVETLSSLENALLEFPGCAVVITHDRWFLDRIATHILAYEGTEEHPDQWHWFEGNFEAYEANKIERLGADAANPSRSTYRKLTRD; this comes from the coding sequence ATGGCGGAATACATCTACTCCATGGTCCGCGCGCGCAAGGCCGTGGGCGACAAGCTGATCCTCGACGACGTCACGATGTCGTTCCTCCCCGGTGCCAAGATCGGCATGGTCGGGCCGAACGGTGCCGGTAAGTCCACGATCCTGAAGATCATGGCCGGTCTCGACACCCCCTCCAACGGAGAGGCCCGGCTGAGCCCGGGCTTCACGGTCGGCATCCTCATGCAGGAGCCCGAACTCGACGACAGCAAGACCGTCCTCGAGAACATCCAGGACGGCGTGGCCATCAAGCCGAAGCTCGACCGGTTCAACGAGATCTCGGCCCTCATGGCCGACCCGGACGCCGATTTCGACGCGCTGCTCGCCGAGATGGGCACGCTGCAGGAAGAGATCGACGCGGCCGACGGCTGGGACCTCGACTCCCAGCTCGAGCAGGCGATGGACGCCCTGCGCACGCCGCCGGCTGACGCGAGCGTCGTCCCCCTCTCGGGTGGCGAGCGTCGCCGCGTCGCTCTGGCGAAGCTTCTGCTGCAGAAGCCCGACCTGCTCCTCCTCGACGAGCCCACCAACCACCTCGACGCCGAGAGCGTGCTCTGGCTCGAGCAGCACCTGAAGGCCTACAAGGGCGCCGTCATCGCGATCACTCACGACCGGTACTTCCTCGACAACGTCGCGGAGTGGATCGCCGAGGTCGACCGCGGTCACCTCTACCCCTACGAGGGCAACTACTCGACCTACCTCGAGAAGAAGGCACAGCGCCTCGACGTCCAGGGCAAGAAGGACGCGAAGCTCCAGAAGCGCCTGAAGGAAGAGCTCGAGTGGGTCCGCTCCAACGCGAAGGGGCGCCAGGTCAAGTCGAAGGCGCGCCTGGCCCGCTACGAGGAGATGGCGGCCGAGGCCGAGCGCACTCGCAAGTTGGACTTCGACGAGATCCAGATCCCCGCGGGGCCGCGCCTGGGCAGCATCGTCATCGACGCCAAGAAGCTCGAGAAGCGGTTCGGCGACCGGTCGCTCATCAGCAACCTGAGCTTCAACCTGCCGCCGAACGGCATCGTCGGCGTCATCGGCCCCAACGGTGTCGGAAAGACGACGCTCTTCAAGACCATCGTGGGCCTCGAGCCCCTCGACGGCGGCACGCTGAAGATGGGCGAGACGGTCAAGATCAGCTACGTCGACCAGTCGCGCGCGAACATCGACCCCGAGAAGACGCTGTGGGAGGTGGTGTCGGACGGTCTCGACATCATCACGGTCGGCAAGACCGAGATCCCCTCGCGCGCGTACGTGTCGAAGTTCGGCTTCAAGGGGCCCGACCAGCAGAAGAAGGCCGGCGTGCTGTCGGGTGGTGAGCGCAATCGCCTGAACCTCGCGCTCACGCTCAAAGAGGGCGGCAACCTGCTCCTCCTCGACGAGCCGACCAACGACCTCGACGTCGAGACCCTGAGCTCGCTCGAGAACGCCCTTCTCGAGTTCCCCGGTTGTGCCGTGGTCATCACGCACGACCGGTGGTTCCTCGACCGCATCGCGACGCACATCCTCGCCTACGAGGGCACCGAGGAGCACCCCGACCAGTGGCACTGGTTCGAGGGCAACTTCGAGGCCTACGAGGCGAACAAGATCGAGCGCCTCGGCGCCGACGCCGCGAACCCGTCGCGCTCCACCTACCGCAAGCTCACGCGTGACTGA
- a CDS encoding mechanosensitive ion channel family protein produces the protein MSLLAEVPEPSPTPTPSPSVDPSNLTSLDTWTWIGGQLLAFGGVLLQILGIIVGIAVAAWLLRVVIRRVVDRIVNGAKSKARVDDTQALDRSPLNAVRLVQRTRTLGTILQNIVNVILVVVALVWIATIVAPDALASLTLLTAAVGAGLGFGAQNIVKDVLNGIFIVAEDQIGIGDVVDLGLATGIVEFVSVRITHVRDVNGTLWYVRNGEITRIGNMSQGWSRVIIDLAVPTDADLDDVETAMLTAAKAMAKEPKWRSRIIEQPEIWGLESISGDALVIRLVMKTRSSAKDDVARELRARLKRAIDAMGIALPQLNSIMLTGPEGAQSVRGAHPPKTKETQVAPGAERPRWRPRGRKLEVSETVEDHTSDAPPRVKKKKAVRDDTPTAVVNLPDAPGVDQPKPTPPAVRADEKDTP, from the coding sequence ATGTCACTTCTCGCCGAAGTCCCCGAACCGTCCCCCACGCCGACCCCTTCTCCGTCGGTCGATCCGAGCAACCTGACGAGCCTCGACACCTGGACCTGGATCGGCGGCCAGCTGCTCGCGTTCGGAGGCGTGCTGCTCCAGATCCTCGGCATCATCGTCGGTATCGCGGTCGCCGCGTGGCTTCTGCGCGTGGTCATCCGCCGGGTGGTCGACCGCATCGTCAACGGTGCCAAGAGCAAAGCCCGGGTCGACGACACCCAAGCGCTCGACAGGTCGCCGCTGAACGCCGTCCGGCTCGTCCAGCGCACGCGCACCCTGGGCACGATCCTCCAGAACATCGTCAACGTGATCCTGGTCGTCGTCGCCCTGGTGTGGATCGCCACCATCGTGGCTCCCGACGCCCTGGCATCCCTCACGCTGCTGACGGCCGCTGTCGGTGCCGGACTCGGTTTCGGTGCCCAGAACATCGTCAAGGACGTGTTGAACGGCATCTTCATCGTCGCCGAAGACCAGATCGGCATCGGTGACGTCGTCGACCTCGGTCTCGCGACCGGCATCGTCGAGTTCGTGAGCGTGCGCATCACCCACGTCCGCGACGTGAACGGCACCCTCTGGTACGTCCGCAACGGCGAGATCACGCGCATCGGAAACATGTCACAGGGGTGGTCACGCGTCATCATCGACCTCGCGGTTCCAACGGACGCCGATCTGGACGATGTCGAGACCGCGATGCTCACCGCCGCGAAGGCCATGGCGAAGGAGCCGAAGTGGCGCTCGCGCATCATCGAGCAGCCCGAGATCTGGGGGCTGGAGTCGATCAGCGGCGACGCCCTCGTCATCCGGCTCGTCATGAAGACCCGATCGAGTGCGAAAGACGACGTGGCCCGCGAGCTGCGCGCCCGTCTGAAGCGCGCGATCGATGCGATGGGGATCGCCCTGCCGCAGTTGAACTCGATCATGCTCACGGGGCCCGAGGGCGCGCAGAGCGTTCGGGGCGCGCACCCGCCGAAGACCAAGGAGACGCAGGTGGCTCCCGGCGCGGAGCGGCCGCGGTGGCGCCCCCGCGGTCGGAAGCTCGAGGTGTCCGAGACGGTCGAGGACCACACGTCCGACGCGCCTCCCCGGGTCAAGAAGAAGAAGGCCGTGCGGGACGACACCCCGACGGCCGTCGTGAACCTGCCGGACGCGCCGGGCGTCGACCAGCCCAAGCCGACCCCGCCCGCTGTCCGGGCTGACGAGAAGGACACCCCGTGA
- the pepN gene encoding aminopeptidase N, with amino-acid sequence MPGENLTRIEAQERRAIVDTRAYDVQLDLTRGDEVFSSRTVVTFAATEGASTFIDLIARTVHSVTLNGRTLDPAVVFADSRIALDDLASENELVVEADCEYTNTGEGLHRFVDPVDGEVYLYSQFEVPDSRRMYTVFEQPDLKAEFTFSVTAPARWKVVSNSPTPEPVAVSDDVARWDFPATPRISSYITALVAGPYEATYSELTSADGRVIPLGVFARKSLWQYLDADYVFEKTRQGFAYFEEKFRFPYPFAKYDQLFVPEFNAGAMENAGAVTFTETYVFRSKVTDAVKERRVVTILHELAHMWFGDLVTMKWWNDLWLNESFAEWASTIATAEATEWEAAWTTFNAMEKTWAYRQDQLPSTHPVVAEINDLEDVQVNFDGITYAKGGSVLKQLAAWVGIEQFFAGVAAYFQKHQWSNTEVGDLLVELEATSGRDLSDWSKKWLETAGVNTLTPLIEEGADGTVSRFAIVQTAPADYPTIRPHRLGVGFYSLNDADALERVHHVEIDVDGDRTEVPELRGIRRPDLVLLNDNDLAYAKIRLDERSLATAIAHLKDISDPLARSLVWGAAWDQTRDAEASATDYLDLVLRNIGSETESTTVRTTLAQLQLAANSYVAPEKREASRERVADGLWQLAQAAEAGSDSQLQFVTAFASAASTPAHAETVKALRDGEITLEGLTIDTDLSWQLLVSLASAGAVTAAEIDEARAADNTAKGGEFAAMAKASLPSHEAKQEAWDSLIERTDAPNTIVRSTAAGFTNPATVEVLADFVEPYFAMLLPIWESRSYQIAQYLIVGLYPAALASAALRDATRGWLAEHEDAAPALRRLVSENLAGVERALAVQEHDAV; translated from the coding sequence GTGCCAGGAGAGAACCTCACCCGCATCGAAGCACAGGAGCGTCGCGCGATCGTCGACACGCGCGCCTACGACGTGCAGCTCGACCTCACCCGCGGCGACGAGGTCTTCTCCTCGCGCACCGTGGTCACCTTCGCCGCCACCGAGGGCGCATCGACGTTCATCGACCTCATCGCGCGAACGGTCCACTCCGTCACGCTGAACGGTCGCACCCTCGATCCCGCCGTCGTGTTCGCCGACTCGCGCATCGCGCTCGACGACCTGGCATCCGAGAACGAGCTCGTCGTCGAGGCCGATTGCGAGTACACGAACACGGGTGAGGGTCTGCACCGCTTCGTCGACCCCGTCGACGGCGAGGTCTACCTCTATTCGCAGTTCGAGGTGCCCGACTCCCGCCGCATGTACACGGTGTTCGAGCAGCCCGATCTGAAGGCCGAGTTCACGTTCTCGGTCACGGCGCCCGCGCGTTGGAAGGTCGTCTCGAACTCCCCCACCCCCGAGCCGGTGGCTGTCTCCGACGACGTTGCCCGCTGGGACTTCCCCGCGACGCCGCGCATCTCGTCGTACATCACCGCGCTCGTCGCCGGCCCCTACGAGGCGACCTACAGCGAGCTGACGAGTGCCGACGGCCGCGTCATCCCCCTGGGTGTCTTCGCGCGCAAGAGCCTCTGGCAGTACCTGGATGCCGACTACGTCTTCGAGAAGACCCGCCAGGGCTTCGCGTACTTCGAGGAGAAGTTCCGCTTCCCCTACCCCTTTGCGAAGTACGACCAGCTGTTCGTCCCTGAGTTCAATGCGGGCGCCATGGAGAACGCGGGTGCGGTGACGTTCACCGAGACGTACGTCTTCCGGAGCAAGGTGACGGATGCCGTGAAGGAGCGCCGCGTCGTCACGATCCTGCACGAGCTCGCCCACATGTGGTTCGGCGACCTCGTCACGATGAAGTGGTGGAACGACCTCTGGTTGAACGAGTCGTTCGCCGAGTGGGCGTCGACCATCGCGACGGCCGAGGCCACCGAGTGGGAGGCCGCCTGGACGACCTTCAACGCGATGGAGAAGACCTGGGCCTACCGCCAGGACCAGCTGCCGTCGACCCACCCCGTCGTCGCCGAGATCAACGACCTCGAGGACGTGCAGGTCAACTTCGACGGCATCACGTACGCGAAGGGTGGATCGGTGCTCAAGCAGCTCGCCGCCTGGGTCGGCATCGAGCAGTTCTTCGCCGGTGTCGCGGCGTACTTCCAGAAGCACCAGTGGTCGAACACCGAGGTGGGTGACCTGCTCGTCGAGCTCGAGGCCACCAGTGGTCGCGATCTCAGCGACTGGTCGAAGAAGTGGCTCGAGACCGCGGGCGTCAACACCCTCACCCCGCTCATCGAGGAAGGCGCGGACGGCACCGTCTCGCGCTTCGCGATCGTGCAGACCGCCCCCGCGGACTACCCCACCATCCGTCCCCACCGCCTGGGTGTCGGCTTCTACTCGTTGAACGATGCCGACGCCCTCGAGCGGGTGCACCACGTCGAGATCGATGTCGACGGCGACCGCACCGAGGTGCCCGAACTGCGCGGCATCCGTCGTCCCGACCTCGTCCTGCTGAACGACAACGACCTCGCCTACGCGAAGATCCGCCTCGACGAGCGGTCGCTCGCCACGGCCATCGCACACCTCAAGGACATCTCCGACCCCCTGGCGCGCTCGCTCGTCTGGGGCGCCGCGTGGGATCAGACTCGGGATGCCGAGGCCTCCGCGACCGACTACCTCGACCTCGTGCTGCGGAACATCGGCTCCGAGACCGAGTCGACCACCGTCCGGACGACGCTCGCCCAGCTGCAGCTCGCGGCGAACTCGTACGTCGCGCCCGAGAAGCGAGAGGCGTCGCGCGAGCGCGTCGCCGACGGTCTGTGGCAGCTCGCGCAAGCGGCTGAGGCCGGCAGCGACAGCCAGCTGCAGTTCGTCACGGCGTTCGCGTCGGCGGCATCCACTCCCGCTCACGCCGAGACCGTGAAGGCTCTGCGCGACGGGGAGATCACGCTCGAGGGCCTGACCATCGACACAGACCTGTCGTGGCAGCTGCTGGTGTCGCTCGCCTCGGCGGGCGCCGTCACCGCGGCCGAAATCGATGAGGCGCGCGCCGCCGACAACACGGCGAAGGGCGGAGAGTTCGCGGCGATGGCCAAGGCGTCGCTGCCGTCGCACGAGGCGAAGCAGGAGGCGTGGGACTCGCTCATCGAACGCACCGACGCTCCCAACACGATCGTGCGCTCCACCGCTGCGGGCTTCACCAACCCGGCGACCGTCGAAGTCCTGGCCGACTTCGTCGAGCCCTACTTCGCGATGCTGCTGCCGATCTGGGAGTCGCGTAGCTACCAGATCGCGCAGTACCTCATCGTGGGTCTGTATCCCGCCGCTCTCGCGAGCGCGGCTCTGCGCGACGCCACGCGTGGCTGGCTCGCCGAGCACGAGGACGCCGCGCCGGCGCTCCGCCGACTGGTGAGCGAGAACCTCGCCGGAGTGGAGCGCGCCCTGGCCGTTCAGGAGCACGACGCGGTGTAA
- a CDS encoding acyl-CoA thioesterase II, which produces MTDANDPVASLLAVLDLRDAGARTTEDIFTGVSQAMPTGRVYGGQVLAQTIVAASRTLPPERTVHSMHGYFLRPGDPTDGITFSVDRIHDGRSFSTRRTQAFQSGVPIFSMIASFQDDDPGLEHFEPMPAGIPAPEAIPALEVDALHPISRRLLSSSPVEVRHVTSPLYSSAEGPHVPRQAVWMKLRRPISDDRAVHRAALAYLSDLTIQESIMRAHGVAWNTPGLRVASLDHAMWWHRPGRVDDWLLYVQESPNARGGRGLSTGRIYTRDGILVASVAQEVMVRVPRD; this is translated from the coding sequence GTGACCGACGCCAACGATCCCGTGGCGTCCCTCCTCGCGGTGCTCGACCTCCGCGACGCCGGCGCCCGGACGACCGAGGACATCTTCACGGGTGTGTCGCAGGCCATGCCCACCGGCCGCGTCTACGGCGGACAGGTGCTCGCGCAGACCATCGTGGCCGCCTCTCGCACGCTTCCGCCCGAGCGGACGGTGCACTCGATGCACGGTTACTTCCTCCGGCCGGGCGATCCGACGGACGGCATCACGTTCTCGGTCGACCGCATCCACGACGGTCGATCGTTCTCGACGCGACGGACGCAGGCCTTCCAGTCCGGGGTGCCGATCTTCTCGATGATCGCGTCGTTCCAAGACGACGACCCGGGACTCGAGCACTTCGAGCCGATGCCCGCGGGCATCCCGGCCCCTGAGGCCATCCCTGCTCTCGAGGTCGACGCCCTGCATCCGATCAGCCGACGCCTGCTGTCCTCCAGCCCCGTCGAAGTACGCCATGTGACATCGCCGCTGTACTCGTCCGCCGAGGGTCCGCACGTCCCGCGGCAGGCGGTGTGGATGAAGCTGCGCCGCCCCATCAGCGACGATCGCGCCGTTCACCGCGCTGCGCTGGCCTACCTCAGCGACCTCACCATCCAGGAGTCGATCATGCGCGCGCACGGCGTCGCGTGGAACACTCCCGGGCTGCGCGTCGCGAGCCTCGATCACGCGATGTGGTGGCACCGTCCAGGCCGTGTCGACGACTGGCTCCTGTACGTGCAGGAGTCGCCGAACGCGCGCGGCGGGCGCGGCCTCTCGACGGGGCGGATCTACACGCGCGACGGCATTCTCGTCGCGAGCGTCGCGCAAGAGGTCATGGTGCGGGTGCCCCGCGACTGA
- a CDS encoding globin translates to MSEPVSFYDQVGGMDTFRRLVDAFYRGVATDEVLKPMYPEEDLGPAAERLTLFLAQYWGGPTTYGATRAGHPRLRMRHMPFHVDPDARDRWLRHMRAAVDEIALPPAFEAPLWDYLERAAYAMVNTFEARGIGPQQGGRPDTGLPLRAAD, encoded by the coding sequence GTGAGCGAGCCGGTCAGCTTCTACGACCAGGTCGGGGGGATGGACACCTTCCGCCGCCTGGTCGATGCGTTCTATCGCGGTGTCGCCACCGACGAGGTGCTCAAGCCGATGTACCCCGAGGAAGACCTCGGGCCCGCGGCCGAACGTCTCACGCTCTTCCTCGCCCAGTACTGGGGCGGCCCGACGACCTATGGCGCGACGCGCGCCGGACACCCGCGCCTGCGCATGCGGCACATGCCGTTCCACGTCGACCCCGACGCGCGCGATCGATGGTTGCGACACATGCGTGCCGCGGTGGACGAGATCGCCCTCCCACCCGCGTTCGAGGCGCCCCTCTGGGACTACCTCGAGCGTGCCGCGTATGCGATGGTCAACACCTTCGAGGCGCGGGGCATCGGGCCTCAGCAGGGCGGTCGACCCGACACCGGGCTCCCCCTCCGCGCTGCAGACTGA
- a CDS encoding thioesterase family protein, which translates to MTDDVASVTPDEGPASAGPSRVHVPIHLRWGDLDALGHVNNTSMLKLLEEARLRAFWFSDGEGEPLPTAVFDMDVLDSGGDRATLIARQEIEYLRPVPYSQRPLDVRMWIGAMGGSSADICFEVYSPVGDAEPILYARATAVVVLVDTASGRPIRWTEIERAAWAPYVGEPIEYRRRSGRS; encoded by the coding sequence GTGACTGACGACGTCGCTTCGGTGACCCCCGACGAGGGTCCGGCATCCGCCGGGCCCTCGCGGGTCCACGTCCCCATCCACCTGCGATGGGGCGACCTCGACGCCCTCGGGCACGTCAACAACACCTCGATGCTCAAGCTCCTCGAAGAGGCGCGTCTGCGGGCGTTCTGGTTCAGCGACGGTGAGGGTGAGCCACTTCCGACAGCGGTGTTCGACATGGACGTGCTCGACAGCGGGGGCGACCGCGCCACGCTCATCGCGCGCCAAGAGATCGAGTACCTCCGCCCGGTCCCGTACAGCCAGCGTCCCCTCGACGTGCGCATGTGGATCGGAGCGATGGGCGGCTCGAGCGCCGACATCTGCTTCGAGGTGTACAGCCCCGTGGGCGATGCCGAGCCCATCCTGTACGCGCGTGCCACGGCGGTCGTCGTCCTCGTCGACACCGCCAGCGGACGACCAATCCGCTGGACCGAGATCGAACGCGCCGCCTGGGCGCCCTACGTCGGTGAGCCCATCGAGTACCGTCGGCGCTCCGGCCGAAGCTGA
- a CDS encoding single-stranded DNA-binding protein codes for MSDHITLVGNIVGDPEERATRGGDSIAAFRLAVSERRFDRERGQWIDGHTSYYAVSAFGELGRNALASIRKGERVVVSGRLRLREWENETKRGVSADVTADAVGHDLRWGTTQFQRTPRGETARSESDETPAASSDEWAAPTAPSEPVAPPPGEETAERERTAIEVADATPF; via the coding sequence ATGAGCGACCACATCACCCTCGTCGGCAACATCGTCGGCGACCCCGAAGAACGCGCGACCCGCGGAGGCGACTCTATCGCGGCCTTCCGCCTGGCCGTAAGCGAGCGCCGATTCGATCGCGAGCGCGGACAGTGGATCGACGGGCACACCAGCTACTACGCCGTGTCGGCGTTCGGCGAACTCGGACGGAATGCGCTCGCGTCGATCCGAAAGGGCGAGCGCGTCGTGGTCTCGGGACGACTCCGCCTCCGCGAATGGGAGAACGAGACGAAGCGCGGTGTGAGCGCCGACGTGACAGCGGATGCGGTCGGACACGACCTTCGCTGGGGGACCACGCAGTTCCAGCGGACGCCTCGTGGCGAAACAGCGCGTTCCGAGTCCGACGAGACGCCTGCGGCGTCGAGCGATGAATGGGCGGCTCCGACCGCTCCGAGCGAGCCTGTCGCCCCACCGCCGGGTGAGGAAACGGCCGAGCGTGAACGAACCGCGATCGAAGTCGCGGACGCCACGCCCTTTTGA
- a CDS encoding PLP-dependent aminotransferase family protein → MDSRISARALAEALGGWRGNGPAYEALADAVRLLCLDNRIAPRTALPAERELAAALSLSRTTVAAAYRSLRDTGHIESLRGSGSVTRPLPRNDPGGLAAATDAIDLQQASPAAWPGLPAVISEVLQDASAIVARSGYDVVGSLALREAIADRYRRRGVPTTADQILVTTGAQSAIHLAASVLLNRADRVLIETPTYPHAAEAFRYVGARLVGVPVSTTDGWDLDRAAQTFARTLPSLAYLMPNFQNPTGRSMSPEEVDAFVGGAEMTGTFLVLDETTADLDIDRPGRATHFPESDLVIRIGSLGKTVWGGLRVGWIRAETDIVRRLASGRPVHDLGTPELEQAVATLLVPRLDEIAVQRGDLLRAGRDALVRALRSTFADWEIPTPHGGVSLWLGIGEPVSTPLVMNARSRGLLLSAGSRFATEGGHDRRLRMPFTAPPATLDRAVDLLGAAWADVRAEGRASRLGELTALV, encoded by the coding sequence ATGGATTCCCGGATCTCGGCACGCGCTCTGGCGGAAGCCCTGGGCGGCTGGCGGGGCAACGGACCCGCCTACGAAGCTCTCGCGGATGCCGTTCGGCTGCTCTGCCTCGACAACCGCATCGCTCCCCGGACGGCCCTGCCGGCGGAACGTGAACTCGCCGCGGCGCTGTCGCTGAGCCGGACTACCGTCGCGGCCGCGTATCGAAGTCTTCGCGACACGGGCCACATCGAAAGCTTGCGGGGGAGCGGGAGCGTGACACGCCCCCTACCGCGGAACGATCCCGGGGGCCTGGCGGCCGCGACGGACGCGATAGATCTGCAGCAGGCCAGCCCCGCCGCATGGCCCGGTCTGCCCGCGGTCATCAGCGAGGTGCTCCAGGATGCCAGCGCCATCGTCGCCCGTTCCGGATACGACGTGGTCGGGTCGCTCGCTCTCCGTGAGGCGATCGCGGATCGATACCGGCGACGCGGGGTGCCGACCACAGCCGACCAGATCCTCGTCACGACGGGCGCTCAGAGTGCGATCCACCTCGCGGCATCCGTGCTTCTCAATCGCGCGGACCGTGTGTTGATCGAGACGCCGACCTACCCGCACGCAGCGGAGGCTTTCCGATACGTGGGCGCCCGCCTGGTCGGGGTGCCGGTCTCGACGACGGACGGGTGGGACCTCGACCGGGCAGCGCAGACCTTCGCGCGGACTCTGCCCTCTCTCGCGTACCTCATGCCGAACTTCCAGAACCCGACGGGTCGCTCGATGTCTCCCGAGGAAGTGGATGCGTTCGTGGGGGGTGCCGAGATGACCGGCACCTTCCTCGTCCTGGATGAGACCACGGCGGACCTCGACATCGACCGACCGGGTCGTGCCACGCATTTTCCCGAGTCCGATCTGGTGATTCGCATCGGCTCGCTGGGCAAGACGGTCTGGGGCGGGTTGCGCGTCGGGTGGATTCGCGCCGAAACGGACATCGTCCGCCGCTTGGCCAGCGGTCGGCCGGTTCACGATCTGGGCACGCCCGAACTCGAACAGGCCGTCGCCACGCTGCTCGTTCCCCGCCTCGACGAGATCGCCGTCCAGCGGGGAGATCTGCTCCGCGCCGGGCGCGACGCCCTGGTGCGCGCCCTGCGCTCGACCTTCGCCGACTGGGAGATCCCCACCCCGCACGGAGGGGTGTCGCTCTGGCTCGGGATCGGCGAGCCCGTCAGCACGCCCCTCGTCATGAACGCCCGCTCTCGCGGTCTCCTCCTCTCGGCCGGATCGCGGTTCGCAACCGAGGGCGGACACGATCGGCGACTGCGGATGCCGTTCACCGCCCCGCCGGCCACCCTCGACCGCGCAGTCGACCTGCTCGGGGCGGCGTGGGCGGACGTCCGCGCCGAGGGCCGGGCGTCACGCCTCGGCGAGCTCACCGCGCTGGTGTGA
- a CDS encoding YitT family protein translates to MSERILRLLIGLIAYGFGCALTVAAGLGVDPWTVFAEGLSRVTGIGVGWITNIVGLGVLLLWIPLRQKPGVGTVANILLVGTSMQIALGFLPHPDAWWLQALMLVAGVVVVAAASGLYIGARFGPGPRDGLMTGLHARFGWPIWACRLGVEGTVLVLGWILGGTVGIGTVVFALGIGPLVHVALPLLATRDKVLAPVHA, encoded by the coding sequence ATGTCCGAGCGCATTCTTCGTCTTCTCATCGGCCTGATCGCCTATGGCTTCGGCTGTGCGCTCACGGTCGCAGCCGGGCTCGGGGTCGACCCCTGGACGGTCTTCGCGGAGGGACTCTCGCGCGTCACCGGAATCGGCGTCGGATGGATCACCAACATCGTGGGACTCGGCGTTCTCCTCCTGTGGATCCCCCTGCGCCAGAAGCCCGGGGTCGGTACGGTCGCCAACATCCTGCTGGTCGGCACGAGTATGCAGATCGCTCTGGGATTCCTCCCGCACCCCGACGCGTGGTGGCTCCAAGCACTCATGCTCGTGGCAGGTGTCGTCGTCGTGGCGGCGGCATCCGGTCTCTATATCGGCGCCCGCTTCGGTCCCGGCCCGCGCGACGGGCTCATGACAGGTCTCCACGCGCGCTTCGGCTGGCCGATCTGGGCCTGTCGGCTCGGTGTCGAGGGAACCGTGCTCGTCCTCGGATGGATCCTCGGCGGCACCGTGGGGATCGGAACCGTGGTCTTCGCCCTCGGCATCGGGCCACTGGTCCACGTGGCCCTGCCTCTGCTGGCCACGCGCGACAAGGTCCTCGCGCCCGTACATGCGTGA